The proteins below come from a single Eucalyptus grandis isolate ANBG69807.140 chromosome 3, ASM1654582v1, whole genome shotgun sequence genomic window:
- the LOC104439824 gene encoding adenylate isopentenyltransferase yields the protein MASSSAAAHCHPKVVIIMGATGCGKSRLSIDLASHFRSAEVINSDKMQVYRGLDITTNKIAPADRRGVPHHLLGSLDPDDGEMTPSQFRSLGDAAISDVASRGSLPLLVGGSTSSILALLAERFVPEEDVFGGLGPPARPELRYHCCFLWVDVSLPILKKCLPKRVDGMLRMGAFDELARYYDLRRTDPGGRAGLRKAIGVPEFDQYFEKYPPRGVGPGDAWEPEDARERDNDPVREGAYQEALREIKKNAGQLMKRQIMKIRQLSESGWELHRLDATEAVRLATAPEEEDVWKRQVLEPSVEIVNQFLQEK from the coding sequence ATGGCCTCCTCCTCCGCAGCCGCCCACTGCCACCCCAAGGTGGTCATCATCATGGGCGCCACCGGGTGCGGCAAGTCCCGCCTCTCCATCGACCTCGCCTCCCACTTCCGTTCTGCTGAGGTCATCAACTCCGACAAGATGCAAGTCTACCGGGGCCTCGACATCACCACCAACAAGATCGCCCCGGCCGACCGCCGCGGCGTCCCCCACCACCTCCTCGGCTCCCTCGACCCGGACGACGGCGAGATGACCCCGTCGCAGTTCCGTTCCCTCGGAGACGCCGCCATTTCCGACGTCGCCTCCCGCGGGAGTCTCCCCCTCCTCGTCGGCGGTTCCACCTCCTCCATCCTCGCTCTCCTGGCGGAGCGGTTCGTCCCGGAGGAAGACGTGTTCGGCGGGCTCGGCCCGCCGGCGAGACCCGAGCTGAGGTATCACTGTTGCTTTCTGTGGGTCGACGTGTCGCTGCCCATCCTGAAGAAGTGCCTGCCGAAGCGCGTGGACGGAATGCTCCGCATGGGCGCTTTCGATGAGCTCGCCAGATACTACGACCTGCGCCGGACCGACCCGGGGGGTCGGGCCGGGCTGAGGAAGGCCATAGGCGTGCCCGAGTTCGACCAATATTTCGAGAAGTATCCGCCGAGGGGGGTCGGCCCTGGGGACGCGTGGGAGCCGGAGGATGCGAGGGAGCGGGACAACGATCCGGTGCGGGAGGGTGCATACCAGGAGGCGCTACGCGAGATAAAGAAGAACGCGGGCCAGCTGATGAAACGGCAGATTATGAAGATCCGGCAGCTGAGCGAAAGCGGGTGGGAGCTGCATAGGCTGGACGCGACGGAGGCGGTCCGGCTGGCGACGGCGCCCGAGGAGGAGGACGTTTGGAAGAGGCAGGTGTTGGAGCCGAGCGTGGAGATTGTGAATCAGTTCTTGCAAGAGAAGTAG